One genomic segment of Flagellimonas marinaquae includes these proteins:
- a CDS encoding patatin-like phospholipase family protein, translating to MRALVISGGGSKGAFAGGVAQFLIQEAKHEYDLFVGTSTGSLLISHLALNKLDKIKNIYSNVNQDSIFNNCPFIIKKKHGVEIIAINHWNVIRNFIKGKKTFGESENLRKLIRRSITEDEFNELKHGNTDVVVTVSNLSLNQVEYKSINDCTYEEFCDWIWISSNYTPFMSLVKKNGCEYADGGLGSLVPIEEALNRGATEVDVVVLHTEVNHLNRMSSKNPFDLITTIFGFMLDRIENQNIRIGKLVANQKNAIINFYYTPTVLTTNSLVFNKDRMTLWWKRGYLYAKNKNDETSPIEPEKQE from the coding sequence ATGAGGGCATTGGTGATTTCGGGAGGAGGTAGCAAAGGAGCCTTTGCGGGCGGTGTTGCCCAGTTTTTGATCCAAGAGGCCAAGCACGAGTACGATCTGTTCGTCGGCACATCCACTGGTAGCTTGTTGATTTCCCATTTGGCGCTGAACAAACTGGATAAGATCAAGAATATTTATTCCAATGTGAACCAGGATAGCATCTTCAATAACTGTCCGTTTATTATCAAGAAAAAACACGGTGTAGAGATCATAGCCATAAACCATTGGAACGTGATTCGAAATTTTATTAAGGGGAAAAAGACCTTCGGAGAAAGCGAAAATCTTAGAAAATTGATACGACGCTCTATAACCGAGGACGAGTTTAATGAGTTAAAACATGGTAATACGGACGTAGTGGTCACGGTGTCCAACCTATCCTTGAACCAAGTGGAATATAAGTCGATTAACGATTGTACTTACGAAGAATTTTGTGACTGGATTTGGATCTCTTCCAACTATACGCCGTTTATGAGCTTAGTGAAGAAGAACGGATGTGAGTATGCAGATGGTGGATTGGGCTCATTGGTACCCATTGAAGAGGCCTTAAATCGTGGCGCCACGGAGGTTGATGTTGTTGTGCTTCATACCGAAGTAAATCATTTGAACCGTATGTCCTCCAAAAACCCCTTTGATCTGATTACTACCATTTTTGGGTTTATGCTGGATCGGATAGAAAATCAAAATATTAGAATAGGAAAATTGGTGGCGAATCAAAAAAATGCCATTATCAATTTTTACTATACACCTACCGTTCTCACCACAAACTCCTTGGTGTTCAATAAGGACCGAATGACCTTGTGGTGGAAACGGGGATATTTATATGCCAAGAACAAGAACGATGAAACAAGCCCAATTGAGCCAGAAAAGCAGGAATAG
- a CDS encoding M1 family metallopeptidase — protein MKLSPVIVFFLFSQFLSAQIQDKVDFLRADILIEPTPVDKQIKGSVSYHFNVLEDVDSVFFDAVSMDFFNVSFDGVKIDFDYNGKRIIIKNEMKEGEDHIVSMDYVAKPEQTVYFLGWDDAVDGNEQVWTQGQGKYTSHWLPSFDDMTEKVEFDLKIILREDCTVIANGNLLKKETLPNSNGYMWQFDMEKPMSSYLIGFAIGNYKMETMESSSGIPMELYYEPKDSLNAEPTYRYSKRIFDFLENRIGVAYPWQNYKQVPVHDFLYAGMENTTCTIFSNQYVVDSTAFVDKNYVNVNAHELAHQWFGNLVTETSSEHHWLHEGFATFYAYLAEKHIFGDDQYYWKLLGTAEALKSFSEEDQGEALWNPNAGSLTFYEKGAWALVMLQERVGKMAFKKGVRKYLNKFAFKNVTIPNFIEEMEEESGTDLSDFEALWLENPDFPFEEAIMFLKDRNNSIRTYFELNKQIAQEPEGTEEILVRNWSTLSSIHLKENLILDYGGAMPTQLLSEIIASEDIKARQAVVLSLNKIPPELRVSIENLLRDKSYTTIEAALYRLWTDFPEHRTKYLDETDGIKGFPNKNIRILWLTLALVTPEYRPDTKANYFNELSELTGAEHHFETRMMAFQYLKNIGGFNDMVLKNLIEACGHHVWHFKKSARSLLKEFLQSDENTARIKRMYPLLSQQEKQYLEKTIGE, from the coding sequence ATGAAGCTGAGCCCCGTAATCGTTTTTTTCTTGTTTTCACAGTTTTTGTCCGCTCAGATCCAGGATAAAGTGGATTTTCTGCGAGCCGATATTTTAATTGAGCCCACACCTGTCGATAAACAGATAAAGGGTAGTGTTTCTTATCATTTTAATGTGCTCGAGGATGTGGATTCCGTTTTTTTTGATGCTGTGAGCATGGATTTTTTTAATGTTTCTTTTGATGGTGTAAAAATCGATTTCGATTACAACGGCAAGAGAATTATAATCAAAAACGAAATGAAAGAAGGGGAGGACCATATCGTTTCCATGGATTATGTGGCAAAACCTGAACAAACGGTATATTTTCTAGGTTGGGACGATGCCGTGGATGGCAATGAACAGGTATGGACGCAAGGGCAGGGCAAGTACACCAGTCATTGGTTGCCCAGTTTTGATGATATGACCGAAAAGGTAGAGTTTGATCTTAAAATCATTTTAAGAGAGGATTGTACCGTAATCGCCAACGGTAATCTTCTCAAGAAGGAAACATTGCCCAATTCCAACGGATATATGTGGCAGTTTGATATGGAGAAGCCCATGAGCAGTTATTTGATTGGTTTTGCCATTGGTAACTATAAGATGGAAACCATGGAATCATCCTCCGGAATCCCCATGGAACTCTATTATGAGCCTAAGGATAGCCTTAATGCGGAACCAACTTATCGGTACAGTAAGCGCATATTCGATTTTTTGGAAAACCGAATTGGCGTGGCCTATCCTTGGCAAAATTACAAGCAGGTGCCTGTTCACGATTTTCTGTACGCTGGGATGGAAAACACAACGTGCACAATTTTTTCAAATCAATATGTTGTGGATTCAACTGCTTTTGTGGATAAAAACTATGTTAACGTTAATGCCCACGAACTCGCCCATCAATGGTTTGGCAATTTGGTAACGGAGACCAGTAGCGAACATCATTGGCTGCACGAGGGGTTTGCTACATTTTATGCCTATTTAGCAGAAAAACACATTTTTGGCGATGATCAATATTATTGGAAATTGTTGGGGACCGCAGAAGCCTTGAAAAGCTTTTCCGAAGAGGATCAGGGCGAGGCGCTTTGGAATCCGAATGCAGGGAGTCTTACCTTCTATGAAAAAGGAGCATGGGCATTGGTCATGCTTCAAGAGCGGGTAGGGAAGATGGCCTTTAAAAAAGGAGTGCGCAAATATCTGAACAAATTCGCCTTTAAAAATGTGACCATACCCAATTTTATAGAAGAAATGGAAGAGGAATCGGGCACTGATCTTTCGGATTTTGAAGCATTGTGGCTGGAAAACCCGGATTTCCCCTTTGAAGAAGCCATTATGTTTTTGAAAGATAGAAATAACTCAATCAGAACGTATTTTGAACTTAACAAACAGATAGCCCAAGAACCGGAGGGCACCGAGGAAATTTTGGTAAGAAACTGGAGCACTTTATCTTCAATCCACTTAAAGGAAAACCTTATTTTAGATTATGGAGGAGCAATGCCAACTCAATTATTAAGTGAAATTATAGCTTCCGAAGATATAAAGGCAAGACAGGCCGTGGTACTTTCCTTAAATAAAATACCACCGGAGCTAAGGGTGAGTATTGAGAATCTTTTGCGGGATAAAAGTTATACGACCATTGAAGCTGCCCTGTACCGTTTATGGACAGATTTCCCGGAGCACAGAACCAAATATCTTGATGAAACGGATGGAATTAAGGGCTTTCCCAACAAGAATATTCGAATACTATGGTTAACGTTGGCCTTGGTAACTCCCGAATACAGGCCGGACACCAAAGCAAACTATTTTAACGAGTTAAGCGAATTAACGGGAGCTGAACATCATTTTGAGACCCGTATGATGGCTTTCCAGTATTTAAAAAATATCGGTGGATTTAACGATATGGTACTGAAAAACCTGATAGAAGCATGCGGGCATCATGTTTGGCATTTTAAAAAATCGGCCAGAAGCCTCTTAAAGGAGTTTCTGCAGTCCGACGAAAATACGGCAAGGATTAAACGCATGTACCCTTTGCTAAGTCAGCAAGAAAAACAATATTTGGAAAAAACTATAGGTGAATGA
- the recG gene encoding ATP-dependent DNA helicase RecG — protein MNPNFLQTPIAYLKGVGPNRADTLKTELGIETFRDLLHLFPNRYLDKTSYYKINQLQPSGADVQVVGKIVHIKTVEQKRGKRLVATFVDETGQMELVWFRGHKWIRENLKLNEPYVVFGRVNKYGSTFSMPHPEMETLQKHEQGVKLTMQPIYPSTEKLSNKGITNRVLGKMIQQLFLECGGKFQESLSRGILDELKLISKSSALFNIHFPKNQELLAKAQFRLKFEELFFVQLQLISKKMLRKKKIKGMPFDAVGERFTEFFENHLPFELTNAQKRVIKEIRNDLGSNAQMNRLLQGDVGSGKTIVALMCMLLAIDNGFQTCLMAPTEILATQHYNGLKELLEQMDVKIALLTGSTKKSERTLLHNQLENGNLNILVGTHAVLEDKVQFKNLGLAIVDEQHRFGVAQRSKLWHKNQTPPHILVMTATPIPRTLAMSLYGDLDISVIDELPPGRKPIKTVHRFDSNRLKVFRFIKDEIKKGRQIYVVYPLIQESEALDYKDLMDGYESIVRDFPQPEYQISIVHGKMKPADKDYEMERFVKGETQIMIATTVIEVGVNVPNASVMIIESAERFGLSQLHQLRGRVGRGAEQSFCILMTGNKLSEDSKTRLQTMVRTNDGFEIAEVDLKLRGPGDLMGTQQSGMLNLKIADIVKDNQILKTARYHAIQLLKDDPRLEKVENAPILNAYSKMMANKTIWNYIS, from the coding sequence ATGAATCCCAATTTTCTACAAACTCCCATCGCCTATTTAAAAGGTGTCGGTCCCAATCGGGCCGATACCCTAAAGACCGAATTGGGCATTGAGACCTTTAGGGACCTGCTCCATCTGTTCCCTAATCGCTATTTGGACAAGACGAGCTACTACAAGATCAATCAATTGCAACCCAGCGGTGCCGATGTACAAGTAGTGGGTAAAATTGTGCATATAAAAACCGTAGAGCAAAAACGTGGAAAGCGTTTGGTAGCCACTTTTGTGGATGAAACCGGACAAATGGAACTGGTCTGGTTCCGGGGCCATAAATGGATCAGGGAAAATTTAAAATTGAACGAACCCTACGTGGTTTTTGGTAGAGTAAACAAATATGGAAGTACATTCTCCATGCCACACCCCGAAATGGAAACCTTGCAAAAGCATGAGCAGGGTGTAAAATTGACCATGCAGCCCATTTATCCTTCCACAGAAAAATTAAGTAATAAGGGTATTACCAACCGCGTACTGGGCAAAATGATCCAACAATTGTTTTTGGAATGCGGGGGCAAGTTTCAAGAATCTTTGTCGCGCGGTATTCTAGATGAACTGAAGTTGATATCGAAAAGTTCCGCTCTTTTTAATATACATTTTCCGAAAAACCAGGAGCTCCTTGCCAAAGCACAGTTTCGGTTAAAGTTTGAAGAGTTGTTTTTTGTGCAATTACAGCTCATTTCCAAAAAAATGCTCCGCAAGAAAAAAATCAAAGGAATGCCGTTTGATGCCGTAGGTGAAAGGTTTACCGAGTTTTTTGAGAACCATCTCCCTTTTGAATTGACCAACGCCCAGAAAAGGGTCATTAAGGAAATCCGGAACGATTTGGGCAGCAACGCCCAAATGAACCGACTTTTACAGGGCGATGTGGGTTCGGGAAAGACTATTGTGGCACTAATGTGCATGCTATTGGCAATAGACAATGGTTTCCAGACGTGTTTGATGGCGCCAACGGAGATTTTGGCCACACAACACTACAACGGCCTCAAGGAACTTTTAGAACAAATGGACGTCAAAATTGCCCTATTGACAGGTTCCACCAAGAAATCCGAACGCACCTTGCTCCACAATCAACTGGAAAATGGGAACTTGAACATTTTGGTAGGCACCCACGCGGTTTTGGAGGATAAAGTCCAGTTTAAAAACCTCGGCTTGGCCATCGTGGACGAACAACACCGTTTTGGCGTGGCGCAACGCTCCAAGCTTTGGCATAAAAATCAGACGCCCCCTCACATTTTGGTGATGACTGCGACTCCGATCCCGAGAACCTTGGCCATGAGTCTGTACGGGGATTTGGACATCTCGGTAATTGATGAACTCCCTCCTGGCCGAAAACCCATTAAAACAGTACATCGCTTTGACAGTAATCGGTTAAAAGTGTTCAGGTTCATCAAAGATGAGATTAAAAAAGGACGACAAATTTATGTAGTATACCCACTGATCCAAGAGTCCGAAGCTTTGGATTACAAGGATTTAATGGACGGCTATGAGAGCATCGTACGCGACTTTCCTCAGCCCGAGTATCAAATTTCGATTGTGCACGGTAAAATGAAGCCTGCCGACAAGGACTATGAAATGGAGCGTTTTGTTAAAGGAGAAACCCAGATCATGATTGCTACAACGGTAATCGAGGTAGGTGTAAACGTACCCAATGCCTCTGTAATGATCATTGAAAGTGCTGAACGTTTCGGCCTTTCCCAATTGCACCAGCTTCGAGGGCGTGTAGGCCGAGGTGCCGAACAAAGCTTTTGTATTTTAATGACGGGCAACAAACTTTCCGAGGATTCCAAGACCCGTTTACAGACCATGGTGCGCACCAATGATGGTTTTGAGATTGCGGAGGTCGACCTTAAACTTCGTGGACCCGGCGACTTAATGGGCACACAGCAGAGCGGTATGCTCAATCTTAAGATTGCTGATATTGTAAAAGACAATCAAATCTTGAAAACAGCCCGTTACCATGCCATCCAGTTGCTGAAAGACGACCCTAGACTGGAAAAAGTGGAAAATGCACCCATTTTAAATGCCTATTCCAAAATGATGGCCAATAAAACCATTTGGAATTATATAAGTTAA
- the leuC gene encoding 3-isopropylmalate dehydratase large subunit: MSKTLFDKVWDSHVVKHIENGPDVLFIDRHLVHEVTSPVAFLGLKNRGIKVLYPERTFATADHNTPTRNQHLPVKDPLSANQLKALEENANAHGIPYWGLGHEKNGIVHVIGPENGITLPGATIVCGDSHTSTHGAFGAIAFGIGTSEVEMVLSTQCIMQPKPKSLRININGELSKAVTPKDVALFIISKLSTSGATGYFAEYAGDVFKNMSMEGRMTVCNLSIEMGARGGMIAPDETTFEYIKGREYTPKGKDWDTAMDYWSTLYSDDDAEFDKEITFDASEIEPMITFGTNPGMGIGISKDIPTAASIDGSAATYKKSLEYMDYNEGEAMVGKPIDFVFLGSCTNGRIEDFRAFASIIKGRKKADNVTAWLVPGSHKVEEAIREEGILDILTEAGFELREPGCSACLAMNDDKIPAGKYAVSTSNRNFEGRQGPGARTLLASPLVAAAAAVTGKVTDPRELMQEEVLA, from the coding sequence ATGAGCAAGACATTATTTGATAAGGTTTGGGATTCGCATGTGGTAAAACATATCGAGAATGGCCCGGATGTACTTTTTATAGATAGGCACCTAGTTCACGAAGTAACGAGCCCCGTAGCCTTTTTAGGCTTAAAAAATAGAGGAATAAAAGTGTTATATCCGGAACGCACCTTTGCAACCGCTGATCACAACACCCCTACCCGAAACCAACACTTGCCCGTTAAGGACCCCTTGTCCGCAAATCAGTTAAAGGCCTTGGAAGAGAATGCCAATGCACACGGTATCCCCTACTGGGGACTGGGTCATGAGAAAAACGGAATCGTACACGTAATTGGTCCGGAAAATGGAATAACACTGCCCGGGGCAACGATTGTTTGTGGGGATTCCCACACCTCTACCCACGGCGCATTTGGGGCCATTGCATTCGGAATCGGAACCAGCGAAGTGGAAATGGTACTGTCCACGCAGTGCATCATGCAACCAAAACCCAAAAGTTTGCGCATCAATATAAATGGAGAATTGAGCAAAGCCGTAACACCAAAAGATGTGGCGCTTTTCATCATTTCCAAATTATCCACATCCGGCGCCACCGGCTATTTTGCCGAATATGCTGGCGATGTTTTCAAAAATATGTCTATGGAAGGTCGTATGACGGTCTGCAACCTGAGTATTGAAATGGGCGCGCGCGGAGGTATGATCGCCCCTGACGAAACCACATTTGAGTACATTAAAGGAAGAGAGTACACCCCAAAAGGTAAAGATTGGGATACGGCCATGGACTACTGGAGTACTCTATATTCTGATGACGATGCAGAGTTCGATAAAGAAATTACTTTTGATGCCAGCGAGATAGAACCCATGATCACTTTTGGTACCAACCCAGGAATGGGCATCGGAATTAGCAAGGACATTCCTACCGCTGCAAGTATTGATGGCTCAGCTGCCACCTACAAAAAATCCTTGGAATATATGGACTATAATGAAGGTGAGGCCATGGTGGGCAAACCCATTGATTTTGTGTTCCTTGGAAGCTGCACCAACGGTAGAATTGAAGATTTTAGAGCTTTCGCTTCTATCATCAAAGGAAGGAAAAAAGCGGACAACGTGACCGCTTGGTTGGTTCCCGGTTCACACAAAGTGGAAGAAGCTATCAGAGAAGAAGGCATCTTGGATATTTTGACCGAAGCCGGATTTGAATTGAGAGAGCCCGGCTGTTCTGCTTGCTTGGCCATGAACGATGATAAGATTCCCGCTGGCAAATATGCGGTAAGCACCTCCAACAGAAACTTTGAGGGGCGACAAGGGCCAGGAGCCCGTACCTTGTTGGCAAGTCCTTTGGTGGCCGCAGCAGCAGCTGTTACCGGAAAAGTAACCGACCCAAGGGAATTAATGCAAGAAGAAGTTTTAGCTTAA
- the leuD gene encoding 3-isopropylmalate dehydratase small subunit, with translation MAYDKFNILTSSAVPLPIENVDTDQIIPARFLKATERKGFGDNLFRDWRYNSDDTPKEQFVLNNPIYSGKILVGGKNFGSGSSREHAAWAVYDYGFRCVVSSFFADIFRNNCLNIGVLPVQVSPEFLDKIFKAIEADPKTELEVNLPEQKITILASGESENFDINNYKKDNMLNGFDDIDYLLNIQKDIEKYAESTPL, from the coding sequence ATGGCTTACGATAAATTCAACATACTAACAAGTTCCGCGGTACCATTACCTATTGAGAATGTGGATACGGACCAGATCATCCCCGCACGATTCCTAAAAGCTACCGAGCGTAAAGGTTTCGGGGACAATTTGTTCCGTGATTGGAGATATAATTCTGATGACACACCCAAAGAACAATTTGTACTCAACAATCCTATCTATTCTGGCAAAATATTGGTAGGAGGAAAAAACTTTGGTTCCGGTTCCTCTAGGGAGCACGCAGCTTGGGCTGTATACGACTACGGATTCCGCTGTGTAGTTTCCAGCTTTTTTGCTGATATCTTTAGAAACAACTGCCTAAACATAGGAGTGCTTCCTGTTCAGGTAAGTCCTGAGTTCTTGGATAAAATATTCAAGGCCATTGAAGCTGACCCAAAAACCGAGTTAGAGGTAAATCTCCCGGAACAGAAAATTACCATTTTGGCTTCTGGTGAAAGTGAAAATTTCGACATCAACAATTACAAAAAAGACAATATGCTCAATGGTTTTGATGATATCGACTATTTGTTGAATATCCAGAAAGACATTGAGAAATACGCCGAAAGTACGCCTTTATAA
- a CDS encoding alpha-isopropylmalate synthase regulatory domain-containing protein gives MKARTIEIMDTTLRDGEQTSGVSFSASEKLTLAKLLLEELKVDRIEVASARVSEGELQAVKNITDWAAAEGYISKVEVLTFVDKGVSLKWMQEAGAKVQNLLTKGSLNHLTHQLKKTPEQHFSEIQSVIEKAKELGFETNVYLEDWSNGMRNSKDYVFQFLDFLTQQPIKRVLLPDTLGVLTHTETGAFFKEIIERYPNTHFDFHGHNDYDLSVANVMEALKAGAHGLHLTVNGMGERAGNAPLASAVAVINDFLPEIKIGVKESSLYKVSKLVSAFTGFGIPDNKPIVGDNVFTQTAGIHADGDSKKNLYFNDLLPERFGRKRKYALGKTSGKANIQKNLQELGLTLNDDELKKVTERIIELGDKKERVTKDDLPYIISDVLDSDLHQQKVFVKSYVLTHSKGLKPSTTLSIEIEGKTYEENAQGDGQFDAFINALKKVYKKEGRGLPKLVDYAVRIPPGSNSDALCETIITWQTKEKDFTTRGLDSDQTVSAIKATEKMLNLV, from the coding sequence ATGAAAGCACGCACCATAGAAATAATGGACACCACCCTACGGGATGGTGAACAAACCTCTGGGGTTTCCTTTTCGGCCTCGGAAAAACTCACCTTGGCCAAACTCCTGCTGGAAGAACTCAAGGTAGACCGTATTGAGGTGGCCTCTGCCCGTGTGTCGGAAGGAGAACTACAGGCGGTTAAAAACATTACAGATTGGGCGGCGGCAGAAGGTTATATCTCCAAAGTGGAGGTTTTGACATTCGTGGATAAAGGGGTGTCCCTTAAATGGATGCAAGAAGCCGGGGCAAAAGTTCAGAACTTGCTAACAAAAGGCTCATTAAACCATTTAACCCATCAACTCAAAAAGACTCCAGAACAGCATTTTAGTGAAATTCAATCAGTAATTGAAAAAGCTAAAGAATTGGGCTTTGAAACCAATGTGTATCTGGAGGATTGGAGCAATGGAATGCGAAATTCCAAAGACTATGTTTTTCAGTTTTTGGATTTTTTGACCCAACAACCCATCAAGCGAGTTCTGCTTCCAGATACCTTGGGCGTATTGACCCATACGGAAACCGGCGCGTTTTTCAAGGAAATAATTGAAAGGTATCCAAACACCCATTTTGATTTTCATGGACATAACGATTACGATTTGAGTGTAGCGAACGTGATGGAAGCATTGAAAGCTGGTGCCCACGGATTGCACCTAACTGTTAATGGAATGGGAGAACGTGCAGGCAATGCTCCTTTGGCTAGCGCCGTGGCGGTAATCAACGATTTTTTACCGGAGATCAAGATTGGTGTAAAGGAATCATCTCTATACAAAGTAAGTAAATTGGTGTCTGCCTTTACCGGTTTCGGCATACCTGACAACAAACCTATTGTTGGAGACAACGTATTTACACAAACTGCTGGTATACATGCGGATGGCGACAGTAAAAAGAATCTTTACTTTAATGACCTATTACCCGAACGTTTTGGTAGAAAACGCAAATATGCCCTAGGCAAAACCTCAGGAAAAGCCAATATTCAAAAGAACCTTCAAGAGCTTGGACTGACCTTGAACGATGACGAACTGAAAAAAGTCACGGAGCGAATCATCGAGCTTGGCGACAAAAAAGAACGCGTCACCAAAGATGACCTCCCTTATATCATTTCAGATGTTCTCGATAGCGACCTCCACCAACAAAAGGTTTTTGTGAAATCGTACGTACTGACACATTCCAAAGGTTTAAAACCCTCTACTACCCTTTCCATAGAAATCGAAGGGAAGACCTATGAGGAAAATGCCCAGGGCGATGGACAATTTGATGCTTTTATCAATGCATTGAAAAAGGTGTATAAAAAAGAAGGAAGGGGATTGCCCAAATTAGTGGATTATGCTGTGCGCATACCTCCGGGCAGTAATTCCGATGCACTTTGTGAGACCATCATAACATGGCAGACCAAAGAAAAAGACTTTACTACCCGTGGGCTCGATTCAGACCAAACGGTATCTGCCATCAAGGCCACAGAAAAAATGCTCAATCTGGTTTGA
- the leuB gene encoding 3-isopropylmalate dehydrogenase, whose protein sequence is MKLNIALLAGDGIGPEVIDQAVKVSDAVAAKFGHEISWTPALTGAAAIDAVGEPYPDETHEACVAADAVLFGAIGHPRFDNDPSAKVRPEQGLLKMRQKLGLFANVRPTFTFPSLIDKSPLKRERIEGTDLVFLRELTGGIYFGKRGREDNDNTAYDTCTYTRAEVERLAKKGFEMAMQRSKKLCCVDKANVLETSRLWRETVQKLEKDYPEVEVSYEFVDAVAMRLVQWPSAYDVLITENLFGDILTDEASVISGSMGLMPSASLGEKTSLFEPIHGSYPQAAGKDIANPLATVLSAAMMFETAFGLKDEAEAIREVVNKSLAEGVVTEDLADGGKAYKTSEVGNWLAEHI, encoded by the coding sequence ATGAAACTAAACATAGCGCTCTTGGCCGGAGATGGAATTGGCCCCGAAGTAATTGATCAAGCCGTAAAAGTATCAGATGCCGTAGCCGCAAAATTCGGTCACGAAATAAGCTGGACCCCTGCCCTAACAGGTGCCGCAGCGATTGATGCCGTTGGCGAACCTTACCCGGACGAAACCCACGAAGCCTGTGTTGCAGCCGATGCCGTTCTTTTTGGCGCCATTGGTCATCCGCGTTTTGACAATGACCCTTCCGCCAAGGTACGGCCTGAGCAAGGCTTGTTGAAAATGCGTCAAAAATTGGGATTGTTCGCCAATGTTAGACCAACTTTCACCTTTCCATCACTGATAGACAAATCACCATTGAAAAGAGAGCGTATCGAAGGAACTGATCTAGTGTTTCTTCGAGAATTGACCGGAGGCATCTACTTTGGAAAACGAGGTCGCGAAGACAACGACAATACTGCTTACGATACTTGCACCTATACACGTGCCGAAGTGGAGCGCCTGGCCAAAAAAGGCTTTGAAATGGCGATGCAACGTTCCAAAAAGCTTTGTTGCGTGGACAAGGCCAACGTTTTGGAAACTTCGCGTTTGTGGAGGGAAACAGTTCAGAAATTGGAAAAGGACTATCCAGAAGTGGAAGTATCCTATGAATTTGTGGATGCCGTGGCCATGCGTTTGGTGCAATGGCCAAGTGCTTATGACGTACTGATTACAGAAAACTTGTTTGGTGATATTTTAACGGATGAAGCTTCGGTGATTTCAGGATCTATGGGATTGATGCCTTCTGCATCATTGGGCGAAAAAACATCTTTGTTCGAACCCATCCACGGTTCTTATCCGCAAGCTGCCGGAAAAGACATTGCCAATCCTTTGGCCACCGTACTTTCTGCAGCAATGATGTTTGAAACGGCATTTGGACTTAAGGACGAAGCTGAAGCTATTCGCGAAGTAGTGAACAAGTCCTTGGCCGAAGGAGTTGTGACCGAAGATCTTGCCGATGGTGGAAAAGCTTACAAAACCAGCGAAGTTGGAAATTGGTTGGCTGAACACATTTAA